A genomic region of Roseateles amylovorans contains the following coding sequences:
- a CDS encoding sigma-54-dependent Fis family transcriptional regulator: MSDRALASSVVERARQRFFIDGTDPGASIPAHVSRSWRRCDALSPALQRPAVAEPVLRGELSVRREASAWLRQCAQPELDGLAEHVLGQGCVVILSDASGLILDEVGSPDFLPKAQRIALTPGVDWSESQRGTNAIGTALHEREGLMVLGGEHFLAQNGALGCAAAPIFNARGELVGVLDISGEDIHVDVHALGLVRMAASQVEHRMMSNGRRDGQLVRFHRRPGLLGTPREGLLSVLDGQIVGANRTALSLLGMVWEEALGAPAERLLGARWQRLQSGSGLLVNPDGRQLAVSIEAPQRADTPIRRASTGPLERVSHADPRAQSGHTTDPPDVLAPLLANAMRIAAAGLPILVSGETGSGKDVFVRRLHRASHRASGPLVAVNCAALPESLIEAELFGYEDGAFTGARRRGLPGRLREAHGGMLFLDEIGDMPLSMQTRLLRVLEARVVRPLGGSQDIAVDFDLVCATHRDLAALVGQGLFRQDLLYRLQGHVVCIPPLRSRADRRALMSRLMDEAGGAAKGLRLTPAALDALERQPWPGNVRELLSLLRSVVALAEPGATLDVSDLGLPDAVAAAPRETAQVMGAVDGAGQRAQSGLLASLTDEAIRRALAECGGNVAGAARRLGLHRSTLYRYLARRRGEGERGFEGVSG; the protein is encoded by the coding sequence ATGAGCGACCGCGCGCTGGCATCGTCCGTTGTCGAACGGGCGAGGCAGAGGTTCTTCATCGATGGCACCGATCCCGGCGCCAGCATTCCGGCGCATGTCAGCCGCTCGTGGCGACGTTGCGATGCCTTGAGCCCGGCGCTGCAGCGGCCAGCGGTCGCCGAGCCGGTCTTGCGTGGAGAGCTGTCCGTCCGACGCGAGGCCTCCGCGTGGCTGCGCCAGTGCGCGCAGCCGGAGCTGGATGGCCTGGCCGAGCATGTGCTGGGGCAGGGCTGTGTGGTGATCCTGTCCGATGCCAGCGGGCTGATCCTGGATGAGGTCGGCAGCCCGGACTTCCTGCCCAAGGCACAGCGGATTGCGCTGACGCCCGGTGTGGACTGGTCGGAATCGCAGCGCGGCACCAATGCGATCGGCACGGCGCTGCATGAGCGCGAAGGTCTGATGGTGCTGGGGGGCGAACACTTCCTGGCCCAGAACGGCGCGCTGGGTTGCGCGGCGGCGCCGATCTTCAATGCGCGCGGCGAGCTGGTCGGTGTGCTGGACATCTCGGGCGAGGACATCCATGTGGATGTGCATGCGCTGGGGCTGGTGCGGATGGCGGCGTCGCAGGTCGAGCATCGGATGATGAGCAACGGCCGACGGGATGGACAGTTGGTGCGGTTCCATCGACGCCCGGGGCTGCTGGGCACGCCGCGCGAGGGCTTGCTGTCGGTGCTCGACGGCCAGATCGTCGGCGCGAATCGCACCGCGCTGTCGCTGCTGGGCATGGTGTGGGAGGAGGCGCTGGGCGCGCCTGCCGAGCGCCTGCTGGGTGCACGCTGGCAGCGACTTCAGTCGGGATCGGGGCTGCTGGTGAATCCGGACGGCCGACAACTGGCGGTGAGCATCGAGGCGCCACAGCGGGCCGACACGCCGATCCGTCGCGCATCGACGGGCCCTTTGGAGCGCGTGTCCCACGCCGATCCGCGCGCTCAATCCGGTCATACAACCGATCCGCCCGATGTACTGGCGCCGCTGCTGGCCAATGCGATGCGGATTGCTGCTGCGGGCCTTCCCATCCTGGTCAGCGGCGAAACCGGCAGCGGCAAGGACGTGTTTGTTCGCCGCCTGCATCGCGCCAGCCACCGCGCGAGCGGCCCGCTGGTGGCGGTGAACTGCGCCGCGCTGCCGGAGAGCCTGATCGAAGCGGAGCTCTTCGGCTATGAGGACGGCGCCTTCACCGGCGCACGACGGCGCGGCTTACCCGGGCGCTTGCGTGAAGCCCACGGCGGGATGCTGTTCCTGGACGAGATCGGTGACATGCCGCTGAGCATGCAGACGCGATTGCTGCGCGTGTTGGAAGCGCGCGTGGTGCGGCCGTTGGGTGGGTCGCAGGACATCGCCGTGGACTTCGATCTGGTGTGCGCCACCCATCGGGACCTGGCGGCGCTGGTGGGACAGGGGCTGTTCCGGCAGGACCTGCTGTATCGGCTGCAGGGCCATGTGGTGTGCATCCCGCCGTTGCGGTCACGGGCGGACCGACGGGCGTTGATGTCGCGCTTGATGGATGAGGCGGGCGGCGCGGCGAAAGGTCTGCGATTGACGCCGGCTGCGCTGGACGCGTTGGAGCGTCAGCCGTGGCCGGGCAATGTTCGCGAGCTGTTGAGCCTGTTGCGCAGCGTCGTGGCGTTGGCTGAGCCGGGCGCGACGCTGGATGTGAGCGATCTGGGATTGCCCGATGCGGTGGCTGCGGCGCCGCGTGAGACCGCGCAGGTGATGGGCGCCGTCGATGGTGCTGGCCAGCGAGCGCAGTCAGGGCTGTTGGCGTCATTGACCGACGAGGCCATCCGCCGCGCACTGGCGGAATGCGGTGGCAATGTCGCGGGCGCGGCCAGGCGATTGGGGCTGCATCGGAGTACGTTGTATCGGTACTTGGCGAGGCGGCGGGGGGAGGGGGAACGGGGATTCGAGGGGGTGTCCGGCTGA
- the ftsY gene encoding signal recognition particle-docking protein FtsY translates to MFSFLKKKLGFGADTPPAPEPSPAPSPAPALPHSTPPGPPVTARAPVTFEPAAKPAPAAASEPAPAPVISAPPSAPVVAPAPSIAAPVPAPVAKVPAPAPTPTPTPVPVPVPVLAPKPAPAPSPAVETAPEPAPRKSWMDKLRQGLRKTGSSIAQVFTGTQIDDALYEELEAALLMADAGVRATEFLLEDLKRRVKESKATDPAAVRHLLVDALSELLKPLQRSLVIGEHTPTVIMVVGVNGAGKTTSIGKLTRHLADAEANVLLAAADTFRAAAREQLSVWADRNRVQIISQEGGDPSAVTFDAVTAGKARGCDVVLADTAGRLPTQLHLMEELKKIKRVIGKAQDGAPHEVLLVVDGNTGQNALAQVKSFDDALGLTGLIVTKLDGTAKGGVLAAIARERPIPVYFIGVGEKLEDLQTFDPREFAQALLE, encoded by the coding sequence ATGTTCAGCTTCCTCAAGAAAAAACTCGGCTTCGGCGCCGACACCCCACCGGCCCCCGAGCCCAGTCCAGCGCCTTCGCCCGCGCCCGCGCTGCCCCACTCGACGCCCCCCGGCCCCCCGGTCACGGCCCGCGCGCCCGTCACTTTCGAACCCGCCGCCAAGCCTGCGCCTGCGGCCGCCTCGGAGCCTGCACCGGCGCCCGTGATCAGCGCCCCACCGTCCGCACCTGTCGTGGCACCGGCACCCTCCATTGCGGCACCCGTGCCGGCGCCGGTCGCGAAGGTGCCCGCACCCGCGCCCACGCCCACGCCCACGCCGGTGCCAGTGCCGGTGCCAGTGCTTGCCCCCAAGCCAGCCCCGGCGCCCAGCCCGGCCGTCGAGACCGCGCCCGAGCCCGCACCGCGCAAGAGCTGGATGGACAAGCTGCGCCAGGGCCTGCGCAAGACCGGCTCCAGCATCGCGCAGGTGTTCACCGGCACCCAGATCGACGATGCGCTGTATGAAGAGCTCGAAGCCGCGCTGCTGATGGCTGACGCCGGCGTGCGGGCCACGGAGTTCCTGCTGGAAGACCTGAAGCGTCGCGTCAAGGAATCGAAGGCGACCGATCCTGCCGCCGTGCGCCATCTGCTGGTCGACGCGCTGAGCGAGCTGCTCAAGCCGTTGCAGCGATCGCTCGTCATCGGCGAACACACGCCGACGGTGATCATGGTGGTCGGCGTCAACGGCGCCGGCAAGACAACAAGCATCGGCAAGTTGACCCGCCATCTGGCCGACGCCGAAGCCAATGTGCTGCTGGCCGCCGCGGACACCTTCCGCGCCGCCGCGCGCGAGCAGCTGTCGGTCTGGGCCGATCGCAACCGCGTGCAGATCATCAGCCAGGAGGGCGGGGATCCGTCCGCCGTGACCTTCGACGCCGTCACCGCCGGCAAGGCGCGTGGCTGCGACGTGGTGTTGGCCGACACCGCCGGCCGCCTGCCCACCCAGCTCCACCTGATGGAGGAGCTCAAGAAGATCAAGCGCGTGATCGGCAAGGCGCAGGACGGCGCACCGCATGAGGTGCTGCTGGTCGTGGATGGCAATACCGGCCAGAACGCCTTGGCGCAGGTGAAGTCGTTCGACGACGCGCTGGGCCTCACCGGCCTCATCGTCACCAAGCTCGACGGCACCGCCAAGGGCGGCGTGCTGGCCGCCATCGCCCGCGAGCGGCCGATCCCGGTCTACTTCATCGGCGTCGGCGAGAAGCTGGAAGACCTGCAGACCTTCGACCCTCGCGAGTTCGCGCAGGCCTTGCTGGAATGA
- a CDS encoding diguanylate cyclase domain-containing protein — MIPLTWTRPGRMATWLILGNLLLIATLVVMTGLSLNNHRLSEEKRARDVVDNLAQSLSVEVGAELRNADNALSTIGLRYRSARLTADHQDALVRMLEEQRDLLPQVSVLRIADVRGQVVAGLSADERSFNVADRAYFTEAMMSTDMVISEPLQGRVNGEWSLILARRLINHDGQFAGVVFAVVTARHFLARFSQVALGPSGAVSLRSESMNLIARYSAGEPRSTKGFGGRQLSAQLQRSLAQNRDHGVYLTPTVIDQVERITAYRKVPGYSLTLFTGMGSGDFLASWRKQAWQQAMLTALVALAVAGASAMIHRTHQGERRSRKALARLAGEQDAMLQNDLVGMVRVFEGRALWCNPALEQMFGYEPGELTQSETRVLFMDDADHAHISHVGSSTIRAGERFRTQLRMRRKDGSAFWVDVSGMVLSDTDSLWTLADIDGLKQSEARAQDLALRDALTQLPNRRFFEERVGDAIHQARRTGQDFAVCYLDLDGFKPVNDQYGHNAGDEVLVQIAQRLQGLVRANDVVARLGGDEFAILLSGVSRATDVEQLLQRFLFSIQRRITLDAGERVSVNASMGAVIGGGDDVCAELLRLADEAMYGVKRTGKGRLQVVSVDDPAWAVAA; from the coding sequence ATGATCCCACTGACCTGGACGCGTCCCGGCCGCATGGCCACCTGGCTGATCCTGGGCAACCTGCTGCTGATCGCCACCCTGGTCGTGATGACCGGACTGAGCCTGAACAACCACCGGCTGAGCGAAGAGAAGCGCGCGCGTGACGTGGTGGACAACCTCGCCCAGAGCCTGTCGGTGGAGGTGGGCGCGGAGCTGCGCAATGCGGACAACGCGCTCTCGACCATCGGCTTGCGTTACCGCAGCGCCCGACTCACGGCCGATCACCAGGACGCGCTGGTGCGGATGCTCGAAGAGCAGCGCGACCTGCTGCCGCAGGTGTCGGTGCTGCGGATTGCCGATGTGCGGGGTCAGGTGGTGGCAGGGCTCTCTGCCGATGAACGCAGCTTCAATGTGGCCGACCGCGCTTATTTCACCGAAGCGATGATGAGCACCGACATGGTGATTTCAGAGCCGCTGCAAGGGCGTGTCAACGGCGAATGGAGCTTGATCCTGGCCCGCCGGCTGATCAACCACGACGGGCAGTTCGCGGGCGTTGTCTTCGCGGTGGTGACCGCGCGGCATTTCCTGGCCCGCTTCAGCCAAGTGGCGCTTGGCCCCTCCGGCGCCGTGTCGCTGCGCTCGGAGAGCATGAACCTGATTGCCCGCTACTCGGCGGGTGAACCCAGGTCGACCAAAGGATTCGGCGGACGCCAGCTCTCGGCGCAACTGCAGCGCAGCCTCGCCCAGAACCGCGACCATGGCGTCTACCTGACGCCCACCGTGATCGACCAGGTCGAGCGCATCACCGCCTACCGCAAGGTGCCCGGCTATTCGTTGACCCTGTTCACCGGCATGGGCAGCGGCGACTTCCTGGCGTCCTGGCGCAAGCAGGCCTGGCAGCAGGCGATGCTGACCGCACTGGTGGCACTGGCGGTGGCAGGCGCCTCCGCGATGATCCATCGCACGCATCAGGGGGAGCGTCGCTCCCGCAAGGCGCTGGCGCGTCTGGCCGGCGAGCAGGATGCGATGCTGCAGAACGACCTGGTCGGCATGGTGCGGGTTTTCGAGGGGCGCGCCCTTTGGTGCAATCCGGCGCTGGAGCAGATGTTCGGCTATGAGCCCGGCGAGCTGACACAAAGCGAGACGCGGGTGCTCTTCATGGACGATGCCGACCATGCCCACATCAGCCACGTCGGCTCGTCGACGATCCGTGCGGGCGAGCGCTTCCGCACGCAACTGCGCATGCGCCGCAAGGACGGCAGTGCCTTCTGGGTGGATGTCAGCGGCATGGTGCTCTCCGACACCGACTCGCTGTGGACGCTGGCCGACATCGACGGCCTCAAGCAGAGCGAGGCCCGTGCCCAGGACCTGGCGCTGCGGGATGCGCTGACCCAGTTGCCCAACCGCCGCTTCTTTGAGGAGCGGGTCGGCGATGCGATTCATCAGGCGCGTCGCACTGGACAGGACTTCGCCGTCTGTTATCTGGACCTGGATGGATTCAAGCCGGTCAACGACCAGTACGGTCACAACGCCGGCGACGAGGTGCTGGTGCAGATCGCGCAGCGGCTGCAAGGCCTGGTGCGCGCCAACGACGTGGTGGCGCGGTTGGGCGGCGACGAATTCGCGATCCTGCTGTCGGGTGTGTCGCGGGCGACGGATGTGGAGCAGCTGCTGCAGCGCTTCCTGTTCTCGATCCAGCGGCGCATCACGCTCGACGCGGGCGAGCGGGTGTCGGTCAATGCCAGCATGGGCGCCGTCATCGGGGGCGGGGACGATGTGTGCGCTGAATTGCTCCGCCTCGCCGATGAGGCGATGTACGGCGTCAAGCGCACCGGCAAGGGCCGGCTGCAGGTGGTCTCGGTCGACGATCCGGCCTGGGCCGTGGCCGCTTGA
- a CDS encoding antibiotic biosynthesis monooxygenase, with translation MDTPPPQDATHRATDDRQPTLSSAQLPDVEALDLPRPDMVTAVIRQQVRPDHWQAYEDWLHRIIPIAARFPGHRGAQVIKPPAGSFLYTVTLHFDTIAHADDWFRSEARQALLREVAPLLASPEEVKTVTGLEFWFEPPAAHPAPRRFKQALATWSVIFPLTSLLGMTLGPWLHAWLGGWGRLAANLAVSGITVVLMTYVIMPRYTRWLARWLSR, from the coding sequence ATGGATACGCCGCCGCCCCAGGATGCCACCCACCGCGCCACCGACGACCGCCAACCGACGCTGAGTTCGGCCCAACTGCCGGACGTGGAGGCGCTGGATCTGCCGCGTCCCGACATGGTCACCGCCGTGATCCGCCAGCAGGTGCGCCCGGACCATTGGCAAGCCTACGAGGACTGGCTGCATCGCATCATCCCGATCGCCGCGCGCTTTCCGGGACACCGCGGTGCGCAGGTGATCAAGCCCCCGGCCGGCAGCTTCCTCTACACCGTGACGCTGCACTTCGACACCATCGCCCATGCGGACGACTGGTTCCGCTCGGAGGCGCGTCAGGCCCTGCTGCGCGAGGTGGCGCCCCTGCTCGCCTCGCCGGAGGAGGTCAAGACGGTGACCGGACTGGAGTTCTGGTTCGAGCCGCCGGCCGCTCATCCCGCACCGCGACGGTTCAAGCAGGCGCTGGCGACCTGGTCGGTGATCTTTCCGCTGACCTCGCTGCTGGGGATGACGCTCGGCCCCTGGCTGCATGCCTGGTTGGGCGGTTGGGGGCGGCTGGCCGCCAATCTGGCGGTCTCCGGCATCACCGTCGTGTTGATGACCTACGTGATCATGCCGCGCTACACCCGATGGCTGGCGCGCTGGTTATCGCGCTGA
- a CDS encoding pectate lyase family protein: protein MNNLNTRYRLAAIAVACGAIAPISSALAADWPSGFSKCADEGETCKLDSKTRQVSFGLKDKWVIKSFSGATVACTSANFGGADPNKGKAEKCAVGPAAAPAPAPAPAPAPAPAPAPAPAPAPAPAPAPAPAPAPAPAGHSGGFAGQVTGGGSVTAVTVSTAAQMQTAINNYTGTGGLVVRYNGTFDFGTIPDPCTQWKKDAGAIVEIKGKKNITIEGVNGSAANFGLAIKADSSNIIIRNMTIGLLPGSIDAIGIEGQSGKFPGYIWIDHNTLFSSLAECSGAGDLEFDGLVDNKAGAHHITYSYNYIHDHHKVGLIGSSDSDASDRNITFHHNYYYNVGSRIPLQRGGYTHIYNNLFSKVITSGANIRMGGYSLIESNYFENSQNPVTSRDSSAIGYWELRNNNIKTTADFATYGIKWVASESKPTRDATDWKTTANFPVGIPYNYTPHDPACVKAKLPSVVGAGKNLATLSCN, encoded by the coding sequence ATGAACAACTTGAACACGCGGTATCGTTTGGCCGCCATTGCAGTGGCCTGCGGCGCGATCGCGCCGATCTCCTCGGCCCTGGCGGCCGACTGGCCCTCTGGCTTCTCCAAGTGCGCGGACGAAGGCGAGACCTGCAAGCTCGACAGCAAGACCCGTCAGGTCTCCTTCGGTTTGAAGGACAAGTGGGTGATCAAGAGCTTCAGCGGCGCCACCGTGGCCTGCACCAGCGCCAATTTCGGCGGTGCCGATCCCAACAAGGGCAAGGCTGAGAAGTGCGCCGTCGGACCGGCCGCTGCGCCCGCACCGGCTCCCGCACCTGCACCTGCTCCCGCGCCAGCGCCCGCACCGGCCCCTGCACCGGCGCCCGCACCGGCACCTGCTCCCGCACCCGCACCCGCACCCGCACCCGCTGGCCACAGCGGTGGCTTCGCCGGTCAGGTGACCGGTGGCGGCTCGGTGACGGCCGTGACCGTCAGCACCGCCGCGCAGATGCAGACCGCCATCAACAACTACACCGGCACGGGCGGCCTGGTGGTGCGCTACAACGGCACCTTCGACTTCGGCACCATCCCCGATCCCTGCACCCAGTGGAAGAAGGATGCCGGCGCGATCGTCGAGATCAAGGGCAAGAAGAACATCACCATCGAAGGCGTGAACGGCTCGGCAGCCAACTTCGGCCTGGCGATCAAGGCGGACTCGTCCAACATCATCATCCGCAACATGACCATCGGCCTGCTGCCGGGCTCGATCGATGCCATCGGCATCGAAGGCCAGAGCGGCAAGTTCCCGGGCTACATCTGGATCGACCACAACACCCTGTTCAGCTCCCTGGCCGAGTGCTCGGGCGCAGGCGACCTGGAGTTCGACGGTCTGGTGGACAACAAGGCGGGTGCGCACCACATCACCTATTCCTACAACTACATCCATGACCACCACAAGGTGGGCCTGATCGGATCGAGCGACAGCGACGCCAGCGACCGCAACATCACCTTCCACCACAACTACTACTACAACGTGGGCTCGCGCATTCCGCTGCAACGCGGCGGCTACACCCACATCTACAACAACCTGTTCTCCAAGGTGATCACCTCGGGCGCGAACATCCGCATGGGTGGCTATTCGCTGATCGAGAGCAATTACTTCGAGAACTCGCAGAACCCGGTGACCTCGCGCGACAGCTCGGCGATCGGCTACTGGGAACTTCGCAACAACAACATCAAGACGACGGCCGACTTCGCCACCTACGGCATCAAGTGGGTGGCCAGCGAGTCCAAGCCGACGCGCGATGCGACCGATTGGAAAACGACGGCCAACTTCCCCGTGGGCATTCCCTACAACTACACGCCGCATGATCCGGCGTGCGTGAAGGCGAAGCTGCCCTCCGTGGTTGGCGCCGGCAAGAACCTGGCCACGCTGAGCTGCAACTGA
- a CDS encoding DUF779 domain-containing protein produces the protein MTEPVLRVTATDQALALIDDLRREHGPLMFHQSGGCCDGSAPMCFPQGEFIIGDYDRLLGEIGGVPFYISGPQFEYWQHTQLIIDVVPGRGGMFSLEGRSGQRFLTRSRLFTDEESAWLAATAHAAPHAGSR, from the coding sequence ATGACTGAACCGGTGTTGCGGGTCACGGCCACCGACCAGGCGCTCGCGCTGATCGACGATCTGCGTCGGGAGCATGGGCCCTTGATGTTCCACCAGTCCGGTGGCTGCTGCGACGGGAGCGCACCGATGTGCTTCCCGCAGGGCGAATTCATCATCGGCGACTATGACCGACTGCTCGGCGAGATCGGCGGCGTGCCGTTCTACATCAGCGGTCCGCAATTCGAGTATTGGCAGCACACCCAGCTGATCATCGATGTGGTGCCGGGTCGCGGCGGCATGTTCTCGCTGGAGGGCCGCAGCGGGCAGCGCTTCTTGACGCGCTCCCGGCTGTTCACCGATGAGGAGTCGGCTTGGCTGGCCGCGACGGCGCACGCGGCGCCACACGCCGGTTCACGCTGA
- a CDS encoding response regulator — protein MKIVVVEDCLPVRRLLVGRVECEAGVSVVAQASGEDEAVQAVMATTPDVVLLDLQLSPGSGLAVLSRLRRQSFAGKVFVLSSEDRAIYAPLCTQRGANGFYDKAFDVDRLMGDLHDLCCEGAPRLRRCGAPGPRPPMHLGG, from the coding sequence ATGAAGATCGTTGTCGTCGAAGATTGCCTGCCGGTGCGCCGCCTTCTGGTCGGACGCGTCGAATGCGAGGCGGGTGTCAGCGTCGTGGCGCAAGCCTCCGGCGAGGACGAGGCCGTTCAAGCCGTGATGGCCACGACGCCCGACGTCGTGCTGCTGGATCTGCAGCTGTCCCCGGGCTCCGGGTTGGCGGTGCTGTCCCGATTGCGACGGCAATCGTTCGCCGGCAAGGTGTTCGTGCTGAGCTCGGAGGACCGCGCCATCTACGCGCCGCTGTGCACCCAGCGCGGCGCCAACGGGTTCTACGACAAGGCCTTCGACGTCGATCGGCTGATGGGCGACCTGCACGACCTGTGCTGCGAGGGGGCGCCGCGGCTTCGCCGCTGTGGTGCGCCGGGTCCGCGTCCGCCGATGCACCTCGGCGGCTGA
- the adh gene encoding aldehyde dehydrogenase, whose translation MDMLEPGKFGTAVPFKKRYGNYIGGEWVAPEGHQYFDNITPVTGRAFCEIPRSTAADIDRALDAAHKAKAAWGKTSPTERANILNKIADRIEQNLPMLAAAETWDNGKPIRETTLADLPLAVDHFRYFAACIRAQEGGISQIDNDTYAYHFHEPIGVVGQIIPWNFPILMAVWKLAPALAAGNCVVIKPAEQTPVSILVMMELIGDLLPPGVVNVVNGFGLEAGKPLASSNRIGKIAFTGETTTGRLISQYASQNLIPVTLELGGKSPNIFFADVMDKDDAFFDKALEGFAMFALNQGEVCTCPSRVLVQESIYDRFIERAIQRVGAITQGSPLDMATMVGAQASSEQLEKILSYLDIGRQEGAQVLIGGERNRLGGDLEGGYYVKPTVFKGHNKMRIFQEEIFGPVVSVTTFKTEDEALEIANDTLYGLGAGVWSRDMNTAFRMGRGIQAGRVWTNCYHHYPAHAAFGGYKNSGIGRENHKMMLDHYQQTKNLLVSYSENKLGFF comes from the coding sequence ATGGACATGCTTGAACCCGGAAAATTCGGCACCGCCGTGCCTTTCAAGAAGCGCTACGGCAACTACATCGGCGGCGAGTGGGTGGCGCCGGAAGGCCATCAGTATTTCGACAACATCACACCGGTGACCGGCCGGGCCTTCTGCGAGATTCCGCGCTCCACTGCGGCCGACATCGACCGCGCCCTGGACGCCGCCCACAAGGCCAAGGCCGCCTGGGGCAAGACCTCGCCGACCGAGCGGGCCAACATCCTGAACAAGATCGCCGATCGCATCGAGCAGAACCTGCCGATGCTGGCCGCCGCAGAGACCTGGGACAACGGCAAGCCGATCCGCGAAACCACCTTGGCCGACCTGCCGCTGGCGGTCGATCACTTCCGTTATTTCGCGGCCTGCATCCGTGCGCAGGAAGGCGGCATCAGCCAGATCGACAACGACACCTACGCCTATCACTTCCATGAACCCATCGGCGTGGTGGGTCAGATCATCCCGTGGAACTTCCCGATCCTGATGGCGGTCTGGAAGCTCGCGCCGGCACTGGCCGCCGGCAATTGCGTGGTCATCAAGCCTGCCGAGCAAACCCCGGTGTCCATCCTGGTGATGATGGAATTGATCGGCGACCTGCTGCCGCCGGGCGTGGTGAATGTGGTCAACGGCTTCGGGCTGGAGGCCGGCAAGCCGCTGGCGTCCAGCAACCGGATCGGCAAGATCGCCTTCACCGGCGAGACCACCACCGGCCGGCTGATCTCGCAGTACGCCAGCCAGAACCTGATCCCGGTGACCCTGGAGCTGGGCGGCAAGTCGCCCAACATCTTCTTTGCCGATGTGATGGACAAGGACGATGCCTTCTTCGACAAGGCGCTCGAAGGCTTCGCCATGTTCGCGCTCAATCAGGGTGAGGTCTGCACCTGCCCGTCGCGCGTGCTGGTCCAGGAATCGATCTACGACCGCTTCATCGAACGCGCGATCCAGCGCGTGGGCGCGATCACCCAGGGCAGTCCGCTGGACATGGCCACGATGGTCGGCGCGCAGGCATCCAGCGAGCAGCTGGAGAAGATCCTGTCCTATCTGGACATCGGCCGGCAGGAAGGCGCGCAGGTGTTGATCGGCGGTGAGCGCAACCGGCTGGGCGGCGATCTGGAAGGCGGCTATTACGTCAAGCCGACCGTCTTCAAGGGCCACAACAAGATGCGCATCTTCCAGGAAGAGATCTTCGGCCCGGTGGTCTCGGTCACCACCTTCAAGACCGAGGACGAGGCGCTGGAGATCGCCAACGACACGTTGTACGGACTGGGCGCCGGCGTCTGGAGCCGCGACATGAACACCGCCTTCCGCATGGGCCGGGGCATCCAGGCCGGGCGGGTGTGGACGAACTGCTATCACCACTATCCGGCCCATGCCGCGTTCGGCGGCTACAAGAACTCCGGCATCGGTCGGGAGAACCACAAGATGATGCTGGACCATTACCAGCAGACCAAGAACCTGCTGGTCAGCTACAGCGAGAACAAGCTCGGCTTCTTCTGA